A portion of the Paenibacillus sp. PvR098 genome contains these proteins:
- a CDS encoding iron-containing alcohol dehydrogenase: MADEQSIIQVMLETPNTTDVIIAVGAGTIHDIVRFTGYKMNKPFISVPTAPSVDGFTSIGAPIIIQGEKKTISASAPDAIFADLDILTGAPQSLLAAGFCDMLGKYTSLFDWKFTHWVAGEPHCPAAERITKRALMDCVNHVQEIAQREEGGIRVLTKALIESGLAVLIFGSLYGPWTVRLLQPSWE; the protein is encoded by the coding sequence GTGGCTGATGAGCAGTCGATCATTCAAGTGATGCTGGAAACTCCGAACACAACGGACGTTATCATTGCCGTAGGGGCGGGAACCATCCATGATATCGTCCGGTTTACCGGATACAAGATGAACAAGCCTTTCATCTCCGTCCCGACCGCGCCGTCCGTTGACGGCTTCACTTCCATAGGGGCTCCGATCATCATTCAAGGGGAAAAGAAAACGATCTCGGCTTCAGCGCCCGATGCCATTTTTGCAGATCTGGATATTTTGACAGGCGCTCCTCAAAGCCTGCTAGCTGCGGGATTCTGCGATATGCTCGGCAAATACACCTCGTTGTTCGATTGGAAGTTCACGCATTGGGTAGCCGGCGAACCCCATTGTCCTGCTGCCGAACGCATAACCAAGCGAGCTCTGATGGATTGCGTTAACCATGTGCAGGAAATCGCTCAGCGCGAGGAAGGCGGTATTCGTGTTCTGACCAAAGCGCTGATAGAATCGGGATTAGCCGTGCTGATCTTCGGGAGCTTATACGGACCATGGACGGTCCGGTTACTCCAGCCGAGCTGGGAATAG
- a CDS encoding IclR family transcriptional regulator codes for MPIIQSVERALRILDLFDEYHKELKITEISSRMDLHKSTVHSLLKTLQVHRYIEQNPDSGKYRLGMKLLERSSRLVQSLDIRQVANNYLQTLSKTTGQTAHLVVLDGKEGVYIDKVEGEKAVIRYSRIGRRIPLHCSAVGKALVAYKSPKELSSILKGYDYQKHTDRTIRSEEAFLLELEQVKQRGYATDDQENEPGVFCIAAAVRDHTGEVTAAVSISMLQARVTDEDKERYIKLLLQAAGELSERMGYGIMIG; via the coding sequence TTGCCGATTATCCAGTCGGTTGAGAGAGCGCTGCGAATTCTGGATCTGTTTGACGAATACCATAAGGAATTAAAGATCACAGAAATCAGCAGCCGGATGGACTTGCATAAAAGCACGGTTCATTCTTTATTAAAAACATTACAGGTGCATCGTTACATCGAACAAAATCCGGATAGCGGGAAGTACCGGCTCGGGATGAAGCTGCTGGAGAGAAGCAGCAGACTAGTGCAGAGCTTGGATATTCGACAGGTAGCTAATAACTATTTGCAGACGCTCTCCAAAACGACAGGGCAAACAGCCCATTTGGTTGTTCTGGACGGAAAAGAAGGCGTTTACATCGATAAAGTGGAGGGTGAGAAAGCCGTTATTCGATATTCCCGTATCGGCAGACGCATTCCTCTGCACTGCAGTGCCGTCGGGAAAGCGCTTGTTGCCTATAAATCGCCAAAGGAGCTGAGCTCCATTCTCAAAGGGTACGACTATCAGAAGCATACGGACAGAACCATCAGATCCGAAGAAGCTTTTCTGCTTGAGCTGGAGCAGGTGAAACAGCGGGGATACGCTACGGACGATCAGGAGAACGAACCTGGTGTCTTCTGCATCGCCGCGGCTGTCCGGGATCACACGGGGGAAGTGACTGCTGCGGTCAGCATATCGATGCTTCAGGCCAGAGTGACGGATGAGGATAAGGAAAGATACATCAAGCTCTTGTTACAAGCCGCTGGCGAGCTTTCAGAGCGGATGGGTTACGGCATCATGATAGGATGA
- a CDS encoding YjhG/YagF family D-xylonate dehydratase: MSELLSSIMGAEGKELYRLQTHAQGPRGTLPLTPDMLLHEPSGHLFGLTQNVGMGWIPSELNGKQVLLLSTQGGIRAEDGKPIALGYHTGHWEVGLLMQDAAYEIRKSGGVPFAGYVSDPCDGRSQGTEGMFDSLPYRNDAAIVFRRLIRSLPTRKAVIGIATCDKGLPAMLTALAAMRELPCIIVPGGVTLPPSSGEDAGKIQTIGARYSNGELSLEDAADLGCRACATPGGGCQFLGTAATAQVVAEALGLTVPHAALAPSGQPIWHELARQSARAVMMMESKGLRTRDIVTHAAIRNAMVVHAAFGGSTNLLLHIPAIAHAAGCAIPTVQEWDRVNRNVPRLVSVLPNGPVYHPTVRVFLAGGVPEVMLHLRQLGLLDESALTVTGETLGTVLDWWETSERRAKVREALQKLDGIRPDEVIMSPEQARSYGMASTVTFPTGNLAPEGSVIKSTSIDPTVVGTDGIYRHKGRAKVFTAEREAIRAIKTGGIVAGDMLVLIGRGPIGSGMEETYQLTSALKHLPFGKHVTLITDARFSGVSTGACIGHVGPEALAGGPIGKLRDGDWIEVVIDRERLQGSLHFVGEGDTFYTPQEGSEVLARRMPHPHLAPDPGLPDDTRLWAALQGASGGTWRGSVYDVDRIITLLEAGKKALGW; encoded by the coding sequence ATGAGTGAATTATTGAGTTCTATTATGGGAGCGGAAGGAAAAGAGTTATACCGCCTTCAGACCCATGCCCAAGGACCGCGGGGAACTCTGCCGCTGACACCGGATATGCTGCTTCACGAGCCTAGCGGGCATCTGTTTGGGCTAACGCAAAATGTAGGGATGGGCTGGATTCCCTCCGAACTGAACGGCAAGCAGGTTTTGTTGCTCAGCACCCAAGGCGGCATCCGCGCGGAGGACGGCAAACCGATTGCGCTAGGTTACCATACCGGGCATTGGGAAGTCGGGTTGCTGATGCAGGATGCGGCATATGAAATCCGGAAGAGCGGCGGCGTCCCCTTTGCGGGTTATGTGAGCGATCCATGCGATGGGAGAAGCCAAGGTACCGAAGGGATGTTCGACTCGCTGCCTTATCGTAATGACGCTGCTATCGTATTTCGCAGGCTCATTCGCTCACTTCCCACACGCAAGGCAGTGATCGGGATAGCTACCTGCGACAAGGGCCTGCCAGCCATGCTGACGGCTCTTGCCGCAATGCGCGAGCTGCCGTGTATTATCGTCCCCGGGGGAGTGACCCTGCCTCCATCGAGTGGGGAGGATGCCGGTAAAATCCAAACGATAGGGGCCCGTTATTCGAATGGAGAACTCTCGCTGGAGGATGCGGCGGATCTCGGCTGCCGGGCCTGTGCTACACCTGGCGGGGGCTGTCAGTTTCTCGGCACGGCGGCTACGGCGCAGGTCGTCGCCGAAGCCTTGGGACTGACGGTGCCGCACGCGGCGCTGGCTCCGTCCGGTCAACCGATCTGGCATGAGTTGGCCCGTCAATCAGCCCGCGCGGTCATGATGATGGAGTCGAAAGGGCTTCGGACGCGCGATATCGTAACTCATGCCGCCATTCGCAACGCCATGGTCGTTCATGCGGCCTTCGGCGGCTCCACAAACCTGCTGCTGCATATCCCGGCCATTGCTCATGCCGCCGGATGCGCCATACCGACCGTGCAAGAATGGGATCGCGTCAACCGAAATGTTCCGAGGCTGGTCAGCGTACTGCCGAACGGACCGGTATATCATCCGACGGTCAGGGTATTTCTGGCCGGTGGAGTGCCAGAGGTAATGCTGCATCTGCGCCAGTTAGGATTACTCGACGAATCGGCGCTCACCGTGACCGGCGAAACACTGGGGACGGTGCTCGATTGGTGGGAGACCTCGGAGCGAAGAGCGAAGGTGCGTGAGGCGCTGCAGAAGCTGGACGGAATTCGGCCCGATGAGGTCATTATGAGTCCGGAGCAAGCGCGGTCCTACGGAATGGCATCCACGGTCACCTTTCCAACCGGAAATCTTGCACCGGAAGGTTCCGTCATTAAATCGACGTCCATTGACCCTACAGTGGTAGGAACAGACGGAATCTATCGGCATAAAGGTCGGGCAAAGGTGTTCACTGCGGAACGGGAGGCTATTCGTGCCATCAAGACCGGAGGGATTGTAGCTGGGGATATGCTGGTGCTGATCGGACGCGGCCCAATCGGGTCGGGAATGGAGGAGACGTATCAACTAACCTCGGCGCTAAAGCATCTGCCTTTCGGAAAGCATGTGACGCTGATCACGGATGCCCGCTTCTCCGGCGTCTCCACGGGCGCTTGCATCGGTCATGTCGGACCGGAAGCGCTAGCGGGCGGACCGATCGGCAAGCTGAGGGACGGCGATTGGATCGAAGTGGTGATTGACCGGGAGCGTCTGCAGGGCAGCTTGCATTTTGTCGGAGAGGGAGATACCTTCTATACGCCTCAGGAAGGAAGCGAGGTACTCGCGCGGCGAATGCCTCATCCTCATCTGGCCCCTGATCCCGGTTTGCCGGACGATACCCGTTTGTGGGCTGCTCTTCAAGGGGCCAGCGGGGGAACATGGCGCGGGAGTGTGTATGATGTGGACCGGATCATCACACTGCTTGAGGCAGGCAAGAAAGCGTTGGGTTGGTAA
- a CDS encoding glycerophosphodiester phosphodiesterase family protein, which yields MHKMILTLTFLLTANLTSVSSDLSWLADSRELVTAHRGSSGSAPENTLSSIRKAIEDGAGYAEIDVQETADGIIVLMHDDNARRTTGIDKPMWLIPSAELLHASAGAWFHQRFEAERVPTLEQAIDTAKGKIKLNIELKNNGHQKQLAEKTADIIMKKQCIRECTVTSFDAALIQKVKQRNPSIKTGLIISTKITDNASLFSNKDFDVLSTAHTIIDEEFMRLANLHQKEVYAWTVNDQDTMARMILLGVTSVITDYPERLTALLKET from the coding sequence ATGCATAAAATGATTCTCACTCTCACATTTCTACTTACCGCCAATCTGACCTCTGTCAGCTCTGACCTCAGCTGGCTTGCCGACAGCCGCGAGCTTGTCACTGCGCATCGCGGAAGTTCTGGCTCCGCGCCAGAGAACACGCTAAGCTCCATCCGTAAAGCCATCGAAGATGGCGCAGGCTACGCGGAGATTGATGTGCAGGAAACCGCTGACGGAATCATTGTCTTAATGCACGACGACAACGCCAGGAGAACGACCGGCATCGACAAGCCTATGTGGCTGATCCCATCAGCAGAATTGCTTCACGCCAGCGCGGGAGCTTGGTTTCACCAGCGGTTCGAGGCTGAACGGGTGCCGACATTGGAGCAAGCCATAGATACCGCGAAGGGTAAAATCAAGCTGAATATCGAGCTCAAAAACAACGGACATCAAAAGCAGCTTGCCGAAAAGACTGCAGACATTATCATGAAAAAGCAGTGTATTCGGGAATGTACCGTAACATCGTTCGATGCCGCCCTGATTCAAAAAGTAAAACAGCGGAATCCAAGCATCAAAACGGGTCTCATCATCTCTACAAAAATCACTGACAACGCAAGCCTTTTCTCGAACAAAGATTTTGATGTGCTCAGTACAGCTCACACGATCATAGACGAAGAATTTATGCGTTTGGCGAACCTACATCAGAAGGAAGTCTATGCATGGACCGTCAATGATCAGGACACCATGGCCCGAATGATATTGCTGGGAGTGACAAGCGTAATCACCGATTACCCGGAGCGCTTGACAGCGCTGCTGAAGGAAACGTAA
- a CDS encoding carbohydrate kinase gives MNQAGLVVCVGELLIDFFCTDIDVDLKKGDNFIKQAGGAPANVSAAIAKLGGTASFVGKVGNDPFGGFLIDVLDQAGVDTQRVSKDDAVRTTMAFVSLQANGERDFVFYRGADERLTMADVDLEYISHARVMHFGSATALLGGEALETYFSLIDLAKAKNMFISFDPNFRTNLWQGREDEFIERARRGIGQADFVKVSDEELRLITTQEDMLEGVRDLHHLGARVIAVTLGKEGTLISSNGQHAVIPSVPIKSVDSTGAGDSFVGATLFQLAQAKEPAGLCDDFDELKRIIAFSNKVGAIVCTKVGAIAALPSLEEVERFG, from the coding sequence ATGAATCAAGCCGGTTTGGTGGTATGTGTGGGGGAGCTTTTGATCGATTTCTTTTGCACAGACATCGATGTTGATTTAAAGAAAGGCGACAATTTTATTAAGCAAGCGGGTGGAGCGCCAGCCAACGTATCTGCAGCGATTGCCAAGCTGGGGGGAACGGCTTCGTTTGTCGGTAAGGTAGGAAATGATCCGTTCGGAGGGTTTCTGATTGATGTGCTGGATCAAGCCGGGGTCGATACACAGAGGGTTTCCAAGGATGATGCCGTTAGAACGACGATGGCTTTCGTATCGCTGCAAGCAAACGGGGAGCGGGATTTCGTCTTTTACCGCGGTGCGGATGAGCGGTTAACCATGGCTGATGTGGATCTTGAGTACATATCCCACGCTCGTGTCATGCACTTTGGCTCGGCAACGGCGCTTCTTGGAGGCGAAGCTCTAGAAACTTATTTTTCATTGATCGATCTGGCCAAAGCCAAAAACATGTTCATATCCTTTGACCCGAACTTCCGCACCAATTTGTGGCAGGGTAGAGAAGATGAATTTATAGAACGGGCGCGGAGAGGGATCGGACAAGCCGATTTCGTGAAGGTTAGCGATGAGGAGCTGCGGCTTATTACGACGCAAGAGGATATGCTGGAAGGCGTACGGGACCTGCATCACTTGGGGGCGCGCGTCATCGCCGTTACACTCGGGAAAGAGGGGACATTGATCTCCTCGAACGGGCAGCACGCTGTCATTCCGAGCGTTCCGATCAAGTCGGTCGATTCCACAGGTGCCGGAGACTCGTTCGTGGGAGCCACCTTGTTTCAGTTAGCACAAGCGAAGGAGCCAGCCGGTTTGTGCGATGACTTCGATGAGCTGAAGAGAATCATCGCGTTCTCCAATAAAGTAGGAGCCATCGTGTGTACGAAGGTCGGAGCGATTGCCGCGCTGCCGTCCTTGGAAGAGGTTGAACGGTTCGGGTGA
- a CDS encoding NAD-dependent malic enzyme, translating to MSGQTSGSYTIILRMELEPNVAFIQIANAIHEKGCEIVAVDIVNRNKEKTIRDITVSVSNRETEAELIENVRNVPGIKILNISDRTFLMHLGGKIEIRSKVPIKNRDDLSHVYTPGVARVCMALHEDPSKAYSLTIKRNTVAVVSDGTAVLGLGDIGPIAAMPVMEGKAMLFKEMADIDSFPICLDTKDTEEIIRIVKAIAPAFGGINLEDISSPRCFEIEERLKNELDIPVFHDDQHGTAVVMLAGLINALKIVNKQMSDIRVVFSGIGAAGVACTKMLMAAGVKHIVGATRSVGIINRNANYENSMFQWYAENTNPDNVTGTLKDAMENADVFIGLSGPGVITVEDLKKMAKDPIVFAMANPTPEILPEIAEPYVRVMATGRSDYPNQLNNVLCFPGIFRGAMDCHATIINEEMKLAAAYAIASIVEDAELNEQYIIPSVFNNRVVEVVRKKVIQAAVETGVARKVPHDIHN from the coding sequence ATGAGTGGTCAGACAAGTGGAAGTTATACGATTATTTTGCGAATGGAGCTGGAACCAAACGTAGCATTCATTCAAATCGCTAATGCAATCCACGAAAAGGGCTGCGAAATCGTTGCCGTGGATATTGTGAACAGAAATAAGGAAAAAACGATTAGGGATATCACGGTATCCGTTTCAAACAGAGAAACCGAAGCTGAATTGATTGAAAACGTTCGCAATGTACCGGGAATTAAAATCCTTAACATATCCGACCGTACCTTCCTGATGCATTTGGGAGGAAAGATTGAGATTCGTTCGAAAGTTCCGATTAAAAACAGGGACGATCTTTCCCATGTGTACACCCCTGGTGTAGCACGTGTATGTATGGCGCTTCATGAGGATCCTTCCAAGGCTTATTCGTTGACCATTAAAAGAAATACTGTAGCCGTCGTGTCCGACGGTACTGCCGTACTTGGCTTGGGGGATATTGGTCCGATTGCTGCGATGCCGGTTATGGAAGGCAAAGCGATGCTGTTTAAAGAAATGGCCGATATTGATTCATTCCCGATTTGTTTAGATACGAAAGACACGGAGGAAATTATCAGGATCGTTAAAGCAATCGCTCCTGCTTTCGGCGGTATCAACTTGGAGGATATTTCCTCGCCGCGATGCTTTGAGATTGAAGAAAGATTAAAAAATGAACTGGACATTCCCGTTTTTCATGACGACCAGCACGGAACCGCTGTTGTCATGCTGGCGGGATTGATTAACGCATTAAAAATTGTGAATAAGCAAATGTCTGACATTAGAGTGGTGTTTAGCGGTATCGGCGCTGCAGGCGTGGCTTGCACGAAAATGCTGATGGCTGCCGGAGTTAAGCATATCGTTGGTGCCACGAGATCCGTTGGTATTATCAACCGCAATGCAAACTACGAAAATTCAATGTTTCAATGGTACGCGGAGAATACGAATCCCGACAATGTAACGGGAACGTTAAAGGACGCCATGGAGAATGCGGATGTGTTTATCGGTTTGTCCGGTCCGGGTGTCATTACAGTCGAGGATTTGAAAAAAATGGCCAAGGATCCGATTGTGTTTGCTATGGCTAATCCGACTCCGGAGATTTTACCGGAAATTGCAGAGCCGTATGTTAGAGTCATGGCTACAGGAAGATCCGATTATCCGAATCAGTTAAATAACGTGTTATGCTTCCCGGGAATTTTCAGAGGCGCTATGGATTGCCATGCCACGATCATTAACGAGGAAATGAAGCTGGCGGCCGCTTATGCTATCGCGTCCATCGTAGAGGATGCTGAGCTCAATGAGCAGTATATTATCCCTAGCGTTTTCAATAACCGTGTAGTTGAAGTCGTTAGAAAAAAAGTAATTCAAGCCGCAGTAGAAACAGGGGTCGCGCGTAAAGTGCCGCATGATATTCATAATTAA